A portion of the Streptomyces sp. NBC_01335 genome contains these proteins:
- a CDS encoding chitosanase produces MFHSRDASPGPASRAPRAATRRRTALPSVAVATALGLALTVAPATALADSPTQEVAMRHEAVRPVAAAPTVGLDDPAKKEIAMQLVSSAENSSLEWRDQYKYIEDIGDGRGYTGGIVGFCSGTGDMLEVVELYTERAPGNLLAPFLPALREVDGTDSHAGLGSRFTAAWEKAALTDPVFRKVQDDERDRVYFDPAVKQAKADGLSTLGQFAYYDALVMHGEGDDSASFGAIRKRALASAQPPSKGGDETVYLTAYLDARVWAMRQEEAHSDTTRVDTAQRVFLRNGNLGLNPPLDWKVYGDSYHIG; encoded by the coding sequence GTGTTCCACAGTCGCGACGCCTCCCCCGGTCCGGCCTCCCGGGCCCCTCGCGCAGCCACCCGCCGCCGTACCGCTCTCCCCTCGGTGGCCGTCGCCACCGCCCTCGGACTCGCCCTCACCGTCGCCCCGGCCACCGCCCTGGCAGACTCTCCGACCCAGGAGGTGGCGATGCGTCACGAAGCGGTCCGGCCGGTCGCGGCGGCCCCCACGGTGGGGCTGGACGATCCGGCGAAGAAGGAGATCGCCATGCAGTTGGTCTCCAGCGCGGAGAACTCCTCCCTGGAGTGGCGGGACCAGTACAAGTACATCGAGGACATCGGAGACGGCCGCGGCTACACCGGCGGCATCGTCGGATTCTGCTCCGGCACCGGCGACATGCTGGAGGTGGTGGAGCTCTACACCGAGCGCGCCCCGGGCAACCTCCTCGCGCCGTTCCTGCCCGCGCTGCGCGAGGTCGACGGCACCGACTCGCACGCGGGTCTCGGCTCCCGGTTCACCGCCGCCTGGGAGAAGGCCGCGCTGACCGACCCGGTCTTCCGCAAGGTGCAGGACGACGAGCGCGACCGGGTGTACTTCGACCCGGCCGTGAAGCAGGCGAAGGCCGACGGGCTCTCCACGCTCGGGCAGTTCGCGTACTACGACGCGCTCGTCATGCACGGCGAGGGCGACGACAGCGCGAGCTTCGGCGCCATCCGCAAGAGGGCGCTCGCCTCGGCCCAGCCGCCGTCGAAGGGCGGCGACGAGACGGTCTACCTGACCGCCTACCTCGACGCCCGCGTGTGGGCGATGCGGCAGGAGGAGGCCCACTCCGACACGACCCGGGTCGACACCGCGCAGCGGGTCTTCCTGCGAAACGGCAACCTCGGTCTGAACCCGCCGCTCGACTGGAAGGTGTACGGGGACAGCTACCACATCGGCTGA
- a CDS encoding YfcC family protein encodes MSTQVTGGASPEEDQPEKRKFTFPSALTILALVTLAVWALAFLIPSGAYDRNAEGAPVQGTYHRVPSDQSFVDRLDDLFLSPVNGLYGIQDAETGQVGPDLAGELYGSAGVFLFVIAIGAFITVVFATGALDRGIGRLAHRLRERGALLIAGVMVVFSLLGTVEGFAEETLGFYGLIVPLMLALGYDRMVATGTIILGAGIGVLCSTVNPFATGVASSAADISLGDGIVLRGVMWIVLTAVTIAYVVRYASRVRRDPARSLSGFLPGDREQSAAKREEPPALTPLHQVVLVLVGLTFAFMIFSVVPWSSAISGDADATPYGFELGWSFPRLAALFIVAAVVVGVVARFGEQRLSATIVQGAADFISPALVIVLARGVTVIMNNSRITDTVLHSIEGAVSGVSSGLFAVVVFIVNLPLAFLIPSTSGHATLAMPILAPLADFAGVSRAVVVTAWQAASGWMNLWVPTTAVTIGGIALAKIGYDKYLRFVWPLLAILFVLICGFVALGAAWT; translated from the coding sequence GTGAGCACACAGGTGACGGGCGGCGCCTCTCCCGAGGAGGACCAACCGGAGAAGCGGAAGTTCACCTTCCCGAGCGCGCTGACGATCCTCGCCCTGGTGACCCTCGCCGTCTGGGCGCTCGCCTTCCTCATCCCCTCCGGGGCGTACGACCGCAACGCCGAAGGCGCCCCCGTCCAGGGCACCTACCACCGGGTCCCCTCCGACCAGAGCTTCGTCGACCGGCTCGACGACCTCTTCCTCTCGCCCGTCAACGGCCTCTACGGAATCCAGGACGCCGAGACCGGCCAGGTCGGGCCCGATCTCGCCGGCGAACTGTACGGCAGCGCGGGCGTGTTCCTCTTCGTCATCGCGATCGGCGCGTTCATCACCGTCGTCTTCGCCACCGGAGCCCTCGACCGGGGCATCGGCCGCCTCGCCCACCGGCTGCGCGAGCGCGGCGCGCTGCTCATCGCCGGCGTCATGGTGGTCTTCTCGCTGCTCGGTACGGTGGAGGGCTTCGCCGAGGAGACCCTGGGCTTCTACGGGCTGATCGTCCCGCTGATGCTCGCCCTCGGCTACGACCGCATGGTCGCGACCGGCACGATCATCCTCGGCGCCGGCATCGGGGTGCTCTGCTCCACCGTCAACCCGTTCGCCACCGGCGTCGCCTCGTCCGCCGCCGACATCTCCCTCGGCGACGGCATCGTGCTGCGCGGCGTCATGTGGATCGTCCTGACGGCCGTGACCATCGCCTACGTCGTCCGGTACGCCTCCCGGGTCCGCAGGGACCCGGCACGCTCCCTCTCCGGCTTCCTGCCCGGCGACCGCGAGCAGTCGGCGGCGAAGAGGGAGGAACCGCCCGCGCTGACCCCGCTGCACCAGGTCGTCCTGGTCCTGGTCGGACTGACCTTCGCCTTCATGATCTTCTCCGTGGTGCCGTGGTCCAGCGCCATCAGCGGGGACGCCGACGCCACTCCGTACGGCTTCGAACTCGGCTGGTCCTTCCCCCGGCTGGCCGCGCTCTTCATCGTCGCCGCGGTGGTCGTCGGCGTGGTCGCCCGGTTCGGCGAACAGAGGCTGAGCGCGACGATCGTGCAGGGCGCGGCGGACTTCATCTCGCCCGCGCTCGTCATCGTGCTGGCGCGCGGGGTCACCGTCATCATGAACAACTCGCGGATCACCGACACGGTGCTGCACTCCATCGAGGGAGCGGTGTCCGGGGTCTCCTCCGGCCTCTTCGCCGTCGTCGTGTTCATCGTCAACCTGCCGCTGGCATTCCTGATCCCGTCCACCTCCGGGCACGCCACCCTCGCCATGCCGATCCTCGCGCCCCTCGCCGACTTCGCGGGCGTCTCGCGCGCCGTGGTGGTCACCGCCTGGCAGGCGGCGAGCGGCTGGATGAACCTCTGGGTGCCGACGACCGCCGTCACCATCGGCGGAATCGCGCTGGCGAAGATCGGCTACGACAAGTACCTGCGCTTCGTCTGGCCCCTGCTGGCGATCCTGTTCGTGCTGATCTGCGGATTCGTCGCCCTGGGCGCGGCGTGGACCTGA
- a CDS encoding fibronectin type III domain-containing protein, with the protein MPRTKGGSAVHLPPTRVVSTCSAVLLLALLTGCGGPAAAADTKAPTIPQGVTAQVSSSTSVHVMWEPSSDDKAVTGYEIYRDGTRAKTVPAATHMIDVDGLTASTAYTFTVRARDAADNLSAPGPGIPATTQPTPPDDRAAPSVPGSLRAGAVGTDSATLSWKASTDDVRVSSYDVYQEDSRIHSVSGTVTSARLTGLRPGTVYTFTVRARDASDKSSGDSRSVDVTTTSAPGAPASTAPTGLRTETKGGPGDYTAALSWDQPRVGGEIPAYELYLDGKFTTTIVWGGTPPKGRATYELTLTEPKGTRHSVKIRAKLPDGTWGDFSAQRTLVLGG; encoded by the coding sequence ATGCCCCGGACGAAAGGCGGCAGCGCCGTGCACCTTCCCCCCACGCGTGTCGTGTCGACCTGTTCCGCCGTACTCCTCCTCGCTCTGCTCACCGGCTGCGGCGGCCCGGCCGCCGCAGCCGACACGAAGGCGCCCACCATCCCGCAGGGCGTGACCGCCCAGGTGAGCAGCTCCACCTCCGTGCACGTCATGTGGGAGCCGTCCTCCGACGACAAGGCGGTCACCGGATACGAGATCTACCGCGACGGCACCCGGGCGAAGACCGTCCCCGCGGCCACGCACATGATCGACGTCGACGGGCTCACCGCGTCCACCGCCTACACCTTCACCGTCCGGGCCCGGGACGCGGCCGACAACCTCTCCGCGCCCGGCCCGGGCATACCCGCCACCACCCAGCCCACCCCGCCCGACGACCGGGCGGCGCCGTCCGTCCCCGGATCGCTGCGCGCCGGCGCCGTCGGCACCGACAGCGCGACCCTGTCCTGGAAGGCATCGACGGACGACGTCCGCGTCTCCTCCTACGACGTCTACCAGGAGGACTCCCGCATCCACAGCGTCTCCGGCACCGTGACGAGCGCCCGGCTCACCGGCCTGCGCCCCGGCACGGTCTACACCTTCACGGTCCGCGCCCGCGACGCCTCGGACAAGTCCTCGGGCGACAGCCGTTCCGTCGACGTCACCACCACGTCCGCCCCCGGCGCCCCCGCGAGCACCGCCCCCACCGGTCTGCGCACGGAGACGAAGGGCGGGCCCGGCGACTACACCGCCGCACTCTCCTGGGACCAGCCCCGGGTGGGCGGGGAGATTCCCGCCTACGAGCTCTACCTCGACGGGAAGTTCACCACGACCATCGTCTGGGGCGGTACACCCCCGAAGGGCCGCGCCACCTACGAGCTGACGCTCACCGAACCGAAGGGCACCCGGCACTCCGTCAAGATCCGGGCCAAGCTCCCCGACGGCACGTGGGGCGACTTCTCCGCGCAGCGCACCCTCGTTCTCGGCGGCTGA
- a CDS encoding chitosanase — translation MNRTARPAARRSLATLSVALLATALLTACSGTDEEPERGLDDPAKKRIAMELVSSAENSTLDWQGQYKYIEDIHDGRGYTGGIIGFCSGTGDMLDVVERYTKARPGNALARFVPALRAVDGTPSHAGLGTPFTEAWAAAAKDSAFRDAQDAVLDAGYFDPAVDRAEKDGLSALGQFIYYDAYVMHGAGDTEGTVGFASIRRQALAAADTPAEGGDEETWLNAFLDARVDAIAKEPSHTDTSRIETAQRRFVREGKLQLETPLRWKVYGESFRIDG, via the coding sequence GTGAACCGCACCGCCAGGCCCGCCGCCCGCCGCTCCCTCGCGACCCTCTCCGTCGCCCTGCTGGCCACCGCCCTGCTGACCGCCTGCTCCGGTACGGACGAGGAGCCCGAGAGGGGGCTCGACGACCCGGCGAAGAAGCGGATCGCCATGGAACTCGTCTCCAGCGCGGAGAACTCCACCCTGGACTGGCAGGGCCAGTACAAGTACATCGAGGACATCCACGACGGACGCGGCTACACCGGCGGCATCATCGGCTTCTGCTCCGGCACCGGCGACATGCTCGACGTGGTGGAGCGGTACACGAAGGCCCGCCCCGGCAACGCCCTCGCCCGGTTCGTCCCGGCCCTGCGGGCGGTCGACGGAACCCCCTCGCACGCCGGTCTCGGCACGCCCTTCACCGAGGCGTGGGCCGCCGCCGCGAAGGACTCCGCATTCCGCGACGCGCAGGACGCGGTGCTGGACGCGGGGTACTTCGACCCGGCGGTCGACCGGGCCGAGAAGGACGGGCTCAGCGCCCTGGGGCAGTTCATCTACTACGACGCGTACGTCATGCACGGCGCCGGCGACACCGAGGGCACGGTCGGCTTCGCGTCCATCCGCCGCCAGGCGCTCGCCGCCGCCGACACCCCGGCCGAGGGCGGCGACGAGGAGACCTGGCTCAACGCCTTCCTCGACGCCCGGGTGGACGCCATCGCCAAGGAGCCCTCGCACACCGACACCAGCCGGATCGAGACGGCACAGCGCCGGTTCGTGCGCGAAGGCAAGCTCCAGCTGGAGACCCCGCTGCGCTGGAAGGTGTACGGGGAGAGCTTCCGGATCGACGGCTGA
- the argG gene encoding argininosuccinate synthase, producing the protein MSKVMTSLPVGERVGIAFSGGLDTSVAVAWMRDKGAAPCTYTADIGQYDEPDIASVPGRAHAYGAEIARLVDCRAALVEEGLAALTCGAFHIRSGGRAYFNTTPLGRAVTGTMLVRAMLEDNVQIWGDGSTFKGNDIERFYRYGLLANPSLRIYKPWLDADFVTELGGRKEMSEWLLAHGLPYRDSTEKAYSTDANIWGATHEAKTLEHLDTGLESVDPIMGVRFWDPSVEIETEDVTVGFEQGRPVTINGKEFSSAVDLVLEANAIGGRHGLGMSDQIENRIIEAKSRGIYEAPGMALLHACYERLVNAIHNEDTLATYHNEGRRLGRLMYEGRWLDPQALMIRESLQRWVGMAVTGEVTLRLRRGEDYSVLNTSGPAFSYHPDKLSMERTEDSAFGPVDRIGQLTMRNLDIADSRAKLEQYAAIGMVGSSHQALIGAQAASTPLIGAMPEGNAQEIASRGEAPGGDKLLDSAAMEFGAD; encoded by the coding sequence ATGTCTAAGGTAATGACCTCTCTGCCCGTCGGGGAACGCGTCGGTATCGCCTTCTCGGGCGGCCTCGACACCTCCGTCGCGGTCGCGTGGATGCGCGACAAGGGCGCGGCGCCGTGCACGTACACCGCCGACATCGGCCAGTACGACGAACCCGACATCGCCTCCGTGCCCGGGCGCGCCCACGCCTACGGGGCGGAGATCGCCCGGCTGGTCGACTGCCGGGCCGCCCTCGTCGAGGAAGGGCTCGCCGCGCTGACCTGCGGGGCCTTCCACATCCGTTCCGGCGGGCGCGCGTACTTCAACACCACCCCGCTCGGCCGGGCGGTCACGGGCACCATGCTCGTGCGCGCCATGCTGGAGGACAACGTCCAGATCTGGGGCGACGGCTCCACGTTCAAGGGCAACGACATCGAGCGGTTCTACCGCTACGGCCTGCTGGCCAACCCGTCGCTGCGCATCTACAAGCCCTGGCTGGACGCCGACTTCGTCACCGAGCTCGGTGGTCGCAAGGAGATGTCCGAGTGGCTGCTCGCCCACGGACTGCCCTACCGGGACAGCACGGAGAAGGCGTACTCCACCGACGCCAACATCTGGGGCGCCACCCACGAGGCCAAGACCCTGGAGCACCTCGACACCGGCCTGGAGAGCGTCGACCCGATCATGGGCGTGCGGTTCTGGGACCCGTCCGTCGAGATCGAGACCGAGGACGTCACCGTCGGCTTCGAGCAGGGCCGCCCGGTCACCATCAACGGCAAGGAGTTCTCCTCCGCCGTCGACCTGGTGCTGGAGGCCAACGCCATCGGCGGCCGGCACGGCCTGGGCATGTCCGACCAGATCGAGAACCGGATCATCGAGGCCAAGAGCCGCGGCATCTACGAGGCGCCGGGCATGGCCCTGCTCCACGCGTGCTACGAGCGCCTGGTCAACGCGATCCACAACGAGGACACCCTCGCCACCTACCACAACGAGGGCCGCCGCCTCGGCCGCCTGATGTACGAGGGCCGCTGGCTGGACCCGCAGGCGCTGATGATCCGCGAGTCGCTCCAGCGGTGGGTCGGCATGGCCGTCACCGGCGAGGTGACCCTGCGGCTGCGGCGCGGCGAGGACTACTCGGTTCTCAACACCTCCGGACCGGCGTTCAGCTACCACCCGGACAAGCTCTCCATGGAGCGCACCGAGGACTCGGCCTTCGGCCCGGTGGACCGCATCGGTCAGCTGACCATGCGCAACCTCGACATCGCCGACTCCCGCGCCAAGCTGGAGCAGTACGCCGCCATCGGCATGGTCGGCAGCTCCCACCAGGCGCTGATCGGCGCGCAGGCCGCGTCGACGCCGCTGATCGGCGCGATGCCCGAGGGCAACGCCCAGGAGATCGCCTCGCGCGGGGAGGCCCCCGGCGGCGACAAGCTGCTCGACAGCGCCGCCATGGAGTTCGGCGCCGACTGA
- a CDS encoding alpha/beta fold hydrolase — MEDQSVVDVGDVRLAYRTWGDPFGSPVVLLHGLGGSSADWEATGSLLGAEWRVYALDLRGHGESDWPDEYAFEQMRDDVVGFLDECELDRVGLVGHGMGGTVALLLAEEHADRVERLVLVETPAPFPGDPGPAGRAEGPVDYDENAVPEVHAQLSEPDPEWAEALGEIVAPTMIIAGGPESTLPQALLPEVASRIPDCRLITVPGGHRMHETRADQVAQQISEFFTS, encoded by the coding sequence ATGGAAGATCAGTCTGTTGTGGATGTCGGCGATGTGCGGCTGGCGTACCGGACGTGGGGCGACCCCTTCGGCTCGCCGGTCGTCCTCCTGCACGGTCTCGGCGGTTCGTCCGCCGACTGGGAGGCGACCGGGTCCCTGCTCGGCGCCGAATGGCGGGTGTACGCCCTCGATCTGCGCGGGCACGGTGAGAGCGACTGGCCGGACGAGTACGCGTTCGAGCAGATGCGGGACGACGTGGTGGGCTTCCTCGACGAGTGCGAGCTCGACCGGGTCGGCCTGGTGGGCCACGGCATGGGCGGCACCGTCGCCCTGCTGCTGGCGGAGGAGCACGCCGACCGGGTGGAGCGGCTCGTCCTGGTGGAGACTCCCGCGCCCTTCCCCGGCGACCCGGGACCGGCCGGGCGGGCCGAGGGACCGGTCGACTACGACGAGAACGCCGTGCCCGAGGTCCACGCCCAGCTCTCCGAACCCGACCCGGAGTGGGCGGAGGCGCTGGGCGAGATCGTCGCGCCCACGATGATCATCGCCGGCGGGCCCGAGAGCACCCTGCCGCAGGCGCTCCTTCCGGAGGTGGCGTCACGCATCCCCGACTGCCGCCTGATCACCGTGCCCGGCGGGCACCGGATGCACGAGACCCGCGCCGACCAGGTCGCCCAGCAGATCAGCGAGTTCTTCACCAGCTGA
- a CDS encoding 8-oxoguanine deaminase: MTDPAGLQRLVIENCAIATVDAHDTEYADGHVVVAGDRIEYVGAGRAPEGLANVARRIDGTGHLVTPGLVNTHHHFYQWITRGLATDHNLFDWLVALYPTWARIDEPMVRAAAQGSLAMMARGGVTTAMDHHYVFPRGSGDLSGAIIGAARDTGVRFTLARGSMDRGQKDGGLPPDFAVETLDAALEATAATVDAHHDPSFDAMTQVAVAPCSPFSVSTELMRQGAELARAKGVRLHTHGSETVEEEQFCKELFGMGPTDYFASTGWLGEDVWMAHCVHMNDSDIAAFARTGTGVAHCPSSNARLAAGIARVPDMLAAGVPVGLGVDGTASNESGELHTELRNAVLVNRLGPHRERALTARQSLRLGTHGGARVLGRADQIGSLEAGKLADLVLWRMDTLAHASIADPVAALVLGAAAPVTLSLVGGRPVVENGRLTTVDEDAVAVATRDEARRLARLAAGG, from the coding sequence ATGACCGATCCGGCAGGGCTTCAGCGCCTCGTCATCGAGAACTGCGCGATCGCCACCGTCGACGCGCACGACACCGAGTACGCCGACGGCCATGTCGTCGTCGCGGGCGACCGCATCGAGTACGTCGGCGCGGGCCGCGCCCCCGAGGGGCTGGCGAATGTGGCCCGCCGCATCGACGGAACCGGCCATCTGGTCACGCCGGGGCTCGTCAACACCCACCACCACTTCTACCAGTGGATCACCCGGGGCCTGGCCACCGACCACAACCTCTTCGACTGGCTCGTCGCGCTCTATCCGACCTGGGCCCGCATCGACGAGCCCATGGTCCGCGCGGCGGCGCAGGGTTCACTGGCGATGATGGCGCGCGGCGGCGTCACCACCGCGATGGACCACCACTACGTCTTCCCCCGGGGCTCCGGCGACCTGTCCGGGGCGATCATCGGCGCCGCCCGGGACACCGGCGTACGGTTCACCCTCGCCCGGGGCTCCATGGACCGCGGGCAGAAGGACGGCGGGCTGCCGCCGGACTTCGCCGTGGAGACGCTCGACGCCGCGCTCGAAGCCACCGCCGCCACCGTCGACGCCCACCACGACCCGTCGTTCGACGCGATGACGCAAGTGGCCGTCGCGCCCTGTTCCCCCTTCTCCGTCTCCACCGAACTGATGCGGCAGGGAGCGGAGTTGGCGCGCGCCAAGGGGGTGAGACTGCACACCCACGGCTCGGAGACCGTGGAGGAGGAGCAGTTCTGCAAGGAGTTGTTCGGGATGGGGCCGACGGACTACTTCGCGTCCACCGGCTGGCTCGGCGAGGACGTGTGGATGGCCCACTGCGTCCACATGAACGACTCCGACATCGCCGCGTTCGCGCGGACCGGTACGGGCGTCGCGCACTGCCCCTCCTCCAACGCCCGTCTCGCCGCCGGGATCGCCCGGGTGCCGGACATGCTCGCGGCCGGCGTCCCGGTCGGTCTCGGCGTCGACGGCACCGCGTCGAACGAGTCCGGCGAACTCCACACCGAACTGCGCAACGCCGTTCTCGTCAACCGCCTGGGGCCGCACCGGGAACGGGCTTTGACGGCGCGTCAGTCTTTGAGGCTCGGCACCCACGGCGGGGCCCGGGTGCTCGGGCGGGCCGACCAGATCGGCTCCCTGGAAGCCGGGAAGCTCGCCGACCTGGTGCTCTGGCGGATGGACACCCTCGCCCACGCCTCCATCGCCGACCCGGTCGCGGCGCTCGTCCTCGGCGCGGCGGCGCCCGTCACCCTGTCGCTCGTCGGTGGCAGGCCGGTCGTGGAGAACGGCCGCCTGACGACGGTGGACGAGGACGCCGTCGCCGTCGCCACCCGTGACGAGGCCAGGCGCCTCGCGCGGCTCGCCGCCGGGGGCTGA